CGCCGCGCGACTCCCGCCGACTGCGCGGCCCTGCCCTCCACATCACCCATAGATCCAGCTTATGTCCTCATTCACTCGAACCCCCTGGCGACCACCCACACCCCGCGCGACGGTAAGAACATGGCCATCGCAGCGCCCGCCCACCGCCGCCCGCTCCCCCAGTCCCAGCAACAACCCCAGCCCCAGCCCCAGCACCTGTCACCTCCCCTCGGCCGCCTCCGCCGGCTCGGACCCAACTGGTACGCCCCGGTCATGGGCACCGCCATCGTGGGCACCGCGGGCGCCGGCCTCCCCGGCGCGGACGGCGTCCCGGGGCTGCGTACCCTCTGCACGGTCGTCTGGGCCCTCTCCCTCGCCCTCCTGGCCACGCTTCTCTGCGCCCGCGCCCTGCACTGGGCCCACCACCGCGACCAGGCCCGCGCCCACCTCCTCGACCCGGCGACGGCCCCCTTCTACGGCTGCCTGGCCATGGCCCTGACGGCTGTCGGCGGAGGCGCCCTCGTCGTCGGCCGGGACTGGCTCGGTCTCCCGGCCGCCGTCGCCCTGGACGCGGTCCTGTTCACCGCCGGGACGGTCGTCGGACTCGTCGCCGCCGTCGCCGTCCCGTACCTCCTGGTCGTACGCGGCGGCACCCCCAGCCCCGTCTGGCTGCTCCCCGTCGTCGCGCCCATGGTGTCCGCGGCGCTCGGACCGCTCCTGGTCGCCCATCTCCCGCCCGGGCAGGGGCAGCGGACCCTCCTGTTCGCCTGCTTCGGCATGTTCGGGCTGAGCCTGCTCGCGACCCTGGTGATGCTGCTGGTCGTCTTCGGCCGACTCGTGACGACCGGTCCGCTCCCCCTCGTCCTCACCCCGACCCTGTTCCTGGTCCTGGGCCCGCTCGGGCAGTCCACCACCGCCGCCGGGAACTTCGCCGATCTCGCCCCCCATGTCCTGGGCGTTCCCCATGTCGCCGCCACGGCCGTCACCGTCCTCTACGGCGTTCCCGTCATGGGCTTCGCCCTGCTGTGGCTCGCCCTCGCCGGTGCGCTGGTGCTGCGCGCACGGCGCCGTGGCATGGGCTTCACGATGACGTGGTGGGCGTTCACCTTCCCGGTGGGCACCTGTGTGACCGGCGCGGAGAGTCTCGGTAGGCACACCGGGCTCGCCGCCTTCGGCGTCCTCGCCGTCGCCCTGTATGTCCTGCTCGTCGCCGCCTGGGCCGGCGCCGCCACCCGTACCGTCCGGGGGCTGGTCAGCGGTGAGCTGCTCGCAGGGCCTCGCCCAGCGCCCGTGGCGCCTCGGCCAGTGACGGCCCGTACCAGGTGAGGTGGCGACCGCTGACGAGCGCGCAGGGCAGCCCCTCGAACGCCTCGGGACCGTCCTCGGCCGTGAAGCGGTACGGCTCGTCCGGCAGCACGACCATCCCCGGCCGCGCGGTGGTCCGCAGTTCCTCGATCGGTACCCGCGGATAGCGTTCGGTGTGGGCCGCGTACGCGTTGTCGACCCCCAGCCGCGCCAGTACGTCACCCGCGAAGGTGTCCCGCCCGAGCACCATCCAGGGGCGCCGCCAGATCGGCACGACAGCAGTCGTACGGCTGTCCGCGGCGGTTCGCCACCATCGCTCCGGCGCCGACCACGCAATCTCGGCCTCGTCGAGCCACCGGGGTCGCGATCCGGCGCCGCACGCCCTCACCACCCGCTCCAGCTCCGCGAACGCCTGCGGCACGGTCCGCACCTCGGTGAGCAGCACCTCGATGCCCGCCGTGCGCAGGGCGGCGAGGTCCGGTTCGCGGTTCTCCTCCTCGTTGGCGACGACGAGGTCGGGCGCCAGCTCGACGATCCGCTGAACCTTCGGGTTCTTGGTACCGCCGATCCGGACGACGCCGGCGCCGAGATCGGCCGGATGGCTGCACCAGTCCGTGGCCCCGACCAGAACGCCGGGCACGGTGACCGCCACCGCCTCCGTCAGGGACGGCACCAGCGAGATCACCCTCATGATCACGTCACCCCAACTGCTGATCTCGCGTTACGAGTTGACGGCGAACGCCGGGCCGTGGAGCAGCCGGAAGGAACGGCCCACAGCTCAGCGCCGCCCGTCCTGCACCGCCTCGATGTGTTCGGCCACCGCCACCACGATCACCCGGGTGTCCGGCACGGTCGCCCGCCAGCGGTGCCGCACCCCGCCCGTCAGGTACAGCGTGTCGCCGCGGCCGAGCCGGTGGGCACGGCCCTCCGCCTCGACCTCGACGGCGCCGTCCGCGACGTACATCAACTCGTCGTTGCGGTGCTGGAACTCACGGCCGGCGTCGTGGTCGCCGGTGAACTCCATCGCGTGCAGTTGCTGGTGGCCACGGACCAGGGAGCGCAGGCGGGGCTCGTCGGGGGCGGGTTCGAGGGCGTCCGCGCGGACCACGTCGACGCTGCACGCCGGGTCGGCCGCCGCGAGGAGCTCGACCGCGGTGGTGCGCAGGGCGTCGGCGACCTTCTCCAGGGAGCTGCGGCTGGGCCGCGCCCGCTCGTTCTCGATCTGGCTCAGAAAGGGCACCGACAGACCGCTGCGTTCGGCCACGACGGCGAGGGTGAGCTCCAGCGCCCGGCGCCGCCGCCGGACGGCCGCGCCCACCCGCAGGGGCTGTTCTTTGTGGTCGCCCATAGCTCCGGCTCCCTCCTCGGCTCGTCGTCGCGCCCTGGTTGCGTACGTCCCATCACAGCGCATCGCGCCGTGTGTTCGGTGGCTGTTCGCCAGATCGTCCCCGAACCACGCACGACGCGTTCCCTGATGACTTCCTTGCACCCTACGCATGTTCGTCAAACCGTTTCATGCGCCGGTCACATCGGTGTCACCCCTCGTCGGGTACGACCCTCACTGTTCGCGCCAGGAGACGGGCCGCCGGGCCCGTCCTCACGCCCCTCCCCGCGCGCGGGGAGCGATGCTGACCAGCGGCGGCGGCAGGCGGAGCGACCGCGCCATGGTGAGGGCGTGGCGCTCCGTGGTTGGCCGGATGCTTCTCGTACGTGGAACGTGTCCGTCCGGGAACGCCGAGAGGGGTGGGCCTCACCGGAAGACACCCGCACGCACGCGTGCCCCGGTTCGACCCACCCCTCCTGAGAGCGGCTCCCTCAGTTGGTTGATACCCCTTTCGCACCGCTCTTGCCCCCGGAACCCGCGACTGGCGCCCATTTCCCGGCGAGCTGGGGGTTCGCCTTCAGCCAGGCCCGGACGGCGTCCTGTTCCCCGCCCTTGCCCGCCTGCTGGATGCGGGCCTCCAGACCGGTGAGCTGCGCCTCGGTCATGGAGAAGTTCTTCAGCCAGGCGCCAACCTCGGGATTGTCGTCGGCGAAGCCCTTGCGGGCGAGCGTGTGTACGCCGTCGCCCTTGCCCCAGGCGCCCTTCGGATCCTTGAGCTTCTTCAGGTCGTAGTCGCTGTACGCCCAGTGCGGCGACCAGAGGGTGACGGCGATCGGTTCCTTCTTGGCGTACGCGCGCTTGAGTTCGGCGAGCATGGCCGGGGTGGAGCCGTCGACGACCTCGTACTCACCGTCGAGGCCGTACGCCTTGAGGACCTTGTCCTTCAGAAGGCCCATCATTCCGGCGCTCGGCTCGATGCCGACGATCCGGCCCTTGAACGTGGACGACTTCCCCTTGAGGTCGGCGAGCGAGTCGACGCCCTTCACGTACGAGGGGACGGTCAGCTCCAGGGAGGTGGGGCCGTACCACTTGCCCAGGTCCTCCAGCTGGTCGCCGTACTTCTTCCAGTACTCGGCGTGGGTGACGGGCAGCCACGAGTCCGTCTGGAAGTCGATCTGGCCGGTGGCCAGGCCCGTGTACAGCGGGCCGGCCGCGTACTGGGTGGTCGTGACGTCGAAGCCGCGTTCCTCCAGGAGCTCCTTCCACAGGAACGTCGTGGCGATGCCCTCGTCCCAGGGGATGTAACCAATGGTGACCTTCTTGCCCTGGCCCACGTCCGTCGCGGTGGTCCGGGTGCTCTGCGAGGAGGAGCCGAAGATCCCGAGACCGCCGGCGACGAGCGCCAGGACGACCACACCGGCGAGCGCGACGACCGGGCTGGGGCGGTGGTTCCACAGCTTCGGGGTGCCCGCGGTACGCGCTTTGGCGGCTGCGCGGCGGCCCAGCGGGGAGATCTGGGCGCCGAGCGCGCCGGTCATGCGGTCGAGGTAGATGGCGAGGACGACGATGCCGAGACCCGCCTCGAAGCCGAGGCCGATGTCGAGCTGGCCGATGGCCTCGTTGACGGCACCGCCGAGCCCGCCGGTGCCGACCATGCCGGCGATGACGACCATGGACAGGCCGAGCATGATGACCTGGTTGACGCCCGCCATGATCGTCGGGAGCGCGAGCGGCAGCTGCACGCGCAGTAGGGTGTCGCGGGGCGGGGTGCCGAACGCCTCGGCGGCCTCGACGAGTTCGGCGTCGACCTGACGGATGCCGAGCTCGGTCATGCGTACGCCGGGAGCCAGGGCGAAGATCAGGGTGGCGACGACGCCCGCCGGGACGCCCATGCCGAAGAACAGGATCGCCGGGATCAGCAGCACCATCGACGGCATCGTCTGGAGCAGGTCCAGGACGGGCCGTACGACGGCGCTCACCGTCCTGGAGCGGGCCGCCCAGATGCCCAGCGGGATCGAGATCACCAGGGCGATCAGGGTGGCGACGAGCACCAGGGAGAGCGTCGACATGGCGCGGTCCCACAGGGCCATGGAGTCGACGAGTGCGAATCCGGCGAAGGCGAGGACGCCCGCGACCAGGCCGCGCAGCCACCAGGCGGCCACCGCGAGGATGCCGGCCAGGAGGAGGGGCTCCGGGGCGGTGAGGACGGCGTAGATGCCGTCGTAGAGGCCTTCCACGACCGCCTTGATCGCGTCGAAGAGCCAGGACATGTGGTCGACGAGCCAGGTGACGCCGTCGTCGACCCAGTCGCCGAGCTGGAGCCTAGGCACGGGCGGTCACCTTGCCCTCCGCGTGGGCGGGGACACTTGGGCTGTCGCAGGGCTCGGGGTCGCCCTGCTGGTCGCCCAGGAACGCGAGGAGGCGCTGTCTCGGTACGACGCCGACCAGCTCGCGGTCCGCGGTGAGCACCGCGACGGGGTGGGTCAGCCGGGCGCTCAGCGCGCAGAGCTCCGTGAACGGCGTGTCGGGCGTCGCCGTCGGACAGTCGCAGTCGGCCTCGTCGCCGCGGGTCTCCGGGTCCATGACGGCGCCCGCGGTGAGGACGCGGGAGCGGTCGACGTCCTTGGTGAAGGAGGCGACGTAGTCGTCGGCCGGGCGGACGAGGATGTCCTCCGCGGTGCCGGTCTGGACGATGCGGCCGTCGCGCATCACGGCGATGCGGTCGCCCAGGCGCATGGCCTCGTTGAGGTCGTGGGTGATGAACACGATGGTCTTCTTGAGGGTCTTCTGGAGTTCCAGGAGCTGGTCCTGCATGTCCCGGCGGATCAGCGGGTCGAGCGCGCTGAACGACTCGTCCATGAGCAGCAGGTCGGCGTCGGTGGCGAGCGCCCGGGCCAGGCCCACGCGCTGCTGCATGCCGCCGGACAGCTCGTCGGGCCACGAGTCCTCCCAGCCGGCCAGACCGCACAGGGCGAGCGCCTCGCCGGCGCGACGCTCGCGCTCGGCGCGGGGCACGCCCTGCACGGACAGGCCGTACGCGGCGTTCTCGCGGACGCTGCGGTGCGGGAAGAGCGCGAAGTGCTGGAAGACCATGCTGATCTTGTTCGCCCGAAGCGCCCGCAGTTCACGGTCGCCGAGCGCGGTCAGGTCCTCCCCGTCGAAGCGGACATGTCCGGCCGTCGGTTCCAGCAGGCCGTTGAGCATGCGCAGCAGCGTCGACTTGCCTGAGCCGGACAGGCCCATGACGACGAAGATCTCGCCGGGTTCCACGCTGAAGGACGCGTCGACGACGGCCGCGGTGGTGCCGTCGTCGCGCAGT
This genomic interval from Streptomyces sp. B21-083 contains the following:
- a CDS encoding helix-turn-helix domain-containing protein; protein product: MGDHKEQPLRVGAAVRRRRRALELTLAVVAERSGLSVPFLSQIENERARPSRSSLEKVADALRTTAVELLAAADPACSVDVVRADALEPAPDEPRLRSLVRGHQQLHAMEFTGDHDAGREFQHRNDELMYVADGAVEVEAEGRAHRLGRGDTLYLTGGVRHRWRATVPDTRVIVVAVAEHIEAVQDGRR
- a CDS encoding ABC transporter permease/substrate binding protein, with the translated sequence MPRLQLGDWVDDGVTWLVDHMSWLFDAIKAVVEGLYDGIYAVLTAPEPLLLAGILAVAAWWLRGLVAGVLAFAGFALVDSMALWDRAMSTLSLVLVATLIALVISIPLGIWAARSRTVSAVVRPVLDLLQTMPSMVLLIPAILFFGMGVPAGVVATLIFALAPGVRMTELGIRQVDAELVEAAEAFGTPPRDTLLRVQLPLALPTIMAGVNQVIMLGLSMVVIAGMVGTGGLGGAVNEAIGQLDIGLGFEAGLGIVVLAIYLDRMTGALGAQISPLGRRAAAKARTAGTPKLWNHRPSPVVALAGVVVLALVAGGLGIFGSSSQSTRTTATDVGQGKKVTIGYIPWDEGIATTFLWKELLEERGFDVTTTQYAAGPLYTGLATGQIDFQTDSWLPVTHAEYWKKYGDQLEDLGKWYGPTSLELTVPSYVKGVDSLADLKGKSSTFKGRIVGIEPSAGMMGLLKDKVLKAYGLDGEYEVVDGSTPAMLAELKRAYAKKEPIAVTLWSPHWAYSDYDLKKLKDPKGAWGKGDGVHTLARKGFADDNPEVGAWLKNFSMTEAQLTGLEARIQQAGKGGEQDAVRAWLKANPQLAGKWAPVAGSGGKSGAKGVSTN
- a CDS encoding helical backbone metal receptor produces the protein MRVISLVPSLTEAVAVTVPGVLVGATDWCSHPADLGAGVVRIGGTKNPKVQRIVELAPDLVVANEEENREPDLAALRTAGIEVLLTEVRTVPQAFAELERVVRACGAGSRPRWLDEAEIAWSAPERWWRTAADSRTTAVVPIWRRPWMVLGRDTFAGDVLARLGVDNAYAAHTERYPRVPIEELRTTARPGMVVLPDEPYRFTAEDGPEAFEGLPCALVSGRHLTWYGPSLAEAPRALGEALRAAHR
- a CDS encoding quaternary amine ABC transporter ATP-binding protein — its product is MSSRLEAEHLYKVFGRRPGDAVTRLEQGADREELRDDGTTAAVVDASFSVEPGEIFVVMGLSGSGKSTLLRMLNGLLEPTAGHVRFDGEDLTALGDRELRALRANKISMVFQHFALFPHRSVRENAAYGLSVQGVPRAERERRAGEALALCGLAGWEDSWPDELSGGMQQRVGLARALATDADLLLMDESFSALDPLIRRDMQDQLLELQKTLKKTIVFITHDLNEAMRLGDRIAVMRDGRIVQTGTAEDILVRPADDYVASFTKDVDRSRVLTAGAVMDPETRGDEADCDCPTATPDTPFTELCALSARLTHPVAVLTADRELVGVVPRQRLLAFLGDQQGDPEPCDSPSVPAHAEGKVTARA
- a CDS encoding TDT family transporter; this encodes MAIAAPAHRRPLPQSQQQPQPQPQHLSPPLGRLRRLGPNWYAPVMGTAIVGTAGAGLPGADGVPGLRTLCTVVWALSLALLATLLCARALHWAHHRDQARAHLLDPATAPFYGCLAMALTAVGGGALVVGRDWLGLPAAVALDAVLFTAGTVVGLVAAVAVPYLLVVRGGTPSPVWLLPVVAPMVSAALGPLLVAHLPPGQGQRTLLFACFGMFGLSLLATLVMLLVVFGRLVTTGPLPLVLTPTLFLVLGPLGQSTTAAGNFADLAPHVLGVPHVAATAVTVLYGVPVMGFALLWLALAGALVLRARRRGMGFTMTWWAFTFPVGTCVTGAESLGRHTGLAAFGVLAVALYVLLVAAWAGAATRTVRGLVSGELLAGPRPAPVAPRPVTARTR